One stretch of Corynebacterium imitans DNA includes these proteins:
- the aph(3'')-Ib gene encoding aminoglycoside O-phosphotransferase APH(3'')-Ib, translated as MNRTNIFFGESHSDWLPVRGGESGDFVFRRGDGHAFAKIAPASRRGELAGERDRLIWLKGRGVACPEVINWQEEQEGACLVITAIPGVPAADLSGADLLKAWPSMGQQLGAVHSLSVDQCPFERRLSRMFGRAVDVVSRNAVNPDFLPDEDKSTPQLDLLARVERELPVRLDQERTDMVVCHGDPCMPNFMVDPKTLQCTGLIDLGRLGTADRYADLALMIANAEENWAAPDEAERAFAVLFNVLGIEAPDRERLAFYLRLDPLTWG; from the coding sequence TTGAATCGAACTAATATTTTTTTTGGTGAATCGCATTCTGACTGGTTGCCTGTCAGAGGCGGAGAATCTGGTGATTTTGTTTTTCGACGTGGTGACGGGCATGCCTTCGCGAAAATCGCACCTGCTTCCCGCCGCGGTGAGCTCGCTGGAGAGCGTGACCGCCTCATTTGGCTCAAAGGTCGAGGTGTGGCTTGCCCCGAGGTGATCAACTGGCAGGAGGAACAGGAGGGTGCATGCTTGGTGATAACGGCAATTCCGGGAGTACCGGCGGCTGATCTGTCTGGAGCGGATTTGCTCAAAGCGTGGCCGTCAATGGGGCAGCAACTTGGCGCTGTTCACAGCCTATCGGTTGATCAATGTCCGTTTGAGCGCAGGCTGTCGCGAATGTTCGGACGCGCCGTTGATGTGGTGTCCCGCAATGCCGTCAATCCCGACTTCTTACCGGACGAGGACAAGAGTACGCCGCAGCTCGATCTTTTGGCTCGTGTCGAACGAGAGCTACCGGTGCGGCTCGACCAAGAGCGCACCGATATGGTTGTTTGCCATGGTGATCCCTGCATGCCGAACTTCATGGTGGACCCTAAAACTCTTCAATGCACGGGTCTGATCGACCTTGGGCGGCTCGGAACAGCAGATCGCTATGCCGATTTGGCACTCATGATTGCTAACGCCGAAGAGAACTGGGCAGCGCCAGATGAAGCAGAGCGCGCCTTCGCTGTCCTATTCAATGTATTGGGGATCGAAGCCCCCGACCGCGAACGCCTTGCCTTCTATCTGCGATTGGACCCTCTGACTTGGGGTTGA